Proteins encoded within one genomic window of Sorex araneus isolate mSorAra2 chromosome 9, mSorAra2.pri, whole genome shotgun sequence:
- the HSCB gene encoding iron-sulfur cluster co-chaperone protein HscB isoform X1: MLLRPGVGTAAKRGARRGEMGSSARGATPCSPLTPLGTTSASWTGNTAGRQGRRRLAGLGAGGGGPRTLGKKAEPVGDSHRSFRIDTGKLQHKYQQLQRLVHPDFFSQKSQTEKDFSKKHSTLVNDAYKTLQAPLSRGLYLLKLRGIEITEGTDYKMDTQFLMEIMEINEKLTEAQSEAAMKEIESVVREKQKELTDCVSRAFEQDDFEKAKEILTKMKYFSNIEEKIKLKKIPL, translated from the exons ATGCTGCTGCGGCCCGGTGTTGGAACTGCGGCGAagcggggggcgcggcgcggggagaTGGGTTCTTCTGCCCGCGGTGCCactccctgcagccccctgaCCCCACTCGGGACTACTTCAGCCTCTTGGACTGGTAACACGGCCGGGCGACAGGGTCGGCGgcggctggcagggctgggggccggaggTGGGGGGCCGAGGACCTTGGGGAAGAAGGCGGAACCGGTAGGAGACAG CCACCGTTCCTTCAGAATTGACACTGGGAAACTCCAGCATAAGTACCAGCAGTTACAGCGTCTTGTCCACCCAGATTTCTTCAGCCAGAAATCTCAG ACCGAAAAGGACTTTTCAAAGAAGCACTCGACCCTGGTGAATGATGCCTATAAGACCCTGCAGGCCCCCCTGAGCAGGGGACTTTACCTT CTAAAGCTCCGTGGAATAGAGATTACTGAAGGAACAGATTATAAAATGGACACACAATTCCTCATGGAAATAATGGAAATCAATGAAAAACTCACAGAAGCTCAAAGTGAAGCTGCTATGAAAGAGATTGAGTCTGTTGTCAGAG agaaacagaaagaattgACTGACTGTGTGAGCCGAGCTTTTGAACAAg ATGATTTTGAAAAAGCCAAGGAGATTTTAACAAAGATGAAATACTTTTCCAATATAGAAGAAAAGATCAAGTTAAAGAAGATTCCCCTCTAA
- the HSCB gene encoding iron-sulfur cluster co-chaperone protein HscB isoform X3 has translation MDTQFLMEIMEINEKLTEAQSEAAMKEIESVVREKQKELTDCVSRAFEQDDFEKAKEILTKMKYFSNIEEKIKLKKIPL, from the exons ATGGACACACAATTCCTCATGGAAATAATGGAAATCAATGAAAAACTCACAGAAGCTCAAAGTGAAGCTGCTATGAAAGAGATTGAGTCTGTTGTCAGAG agaaacagaaagaattgACTGACTGTGTGAGCCGAGCTTTTGAACAAg ATGATTTTGAAAAAGCCAAGGAGATTTTAACAAAGATGAAATACTTTTCCAATATAGAAGAAAAGATCAAGTTAAAGAAGATTCCCCTCTAA
- the HSCB gene encoding iron-sulfur cluster co-chaperone protein HscB isoform X2, with amino-acid sequence MSGCWAGAFLRAWASWPAGILRRRPLSCNAAAARCWNCGEAGGAARGDGFFCPRCHSLQPPDPTRDYFSLLDCHRSFRIDTGKLQHKYQQLQRLVHPDFFSQKSQTEKDFSKKHSTLVNDAYKTLQAPLSRGLYLLKLRGIEITEGTDYKMDTQFLMEIMEINEKLTEAQSEAAMKEIESVVREKQKELTDCVSRAFEQDDFEKAKEILTKMKYFSNIEEKIKLKKIPL; translated from the exons ATGTCGGGGTGCTGGGCCGGGGCCTTTCTCCGGGCTTGGGCGTCGTGGCCCGCGGGGATTCTGAGAAGGAGACCGCTAAGCTGCAATGCTGCTGCGGCCCGGTGTTGGAACTGCGGCGAagcggggggcgcggcgcggggagaTGGGTTCTTCTGCCCGCGGTGCCactccctgcagccccctgaCCCCACTCGGGACTACTTCAGCCTCTTGGACTG CCACCGTTCCTTCAGAATTGACACTGGGAAACTCCAGCATAAGTACCAGCAGTTACAGCGTCTTGTCCACCCAGATTTCTTCAGCCAGAAATCTCAG ACCGAAAAGGACTTTTCAAAGAAGCACTCGACCCTGGTGAATGATGCCTATAAGACCCTGCAGGCCCCCCTGAGCAGGGGACTTTACCTT CTAAAGCTCCGTGGAATAGAGATTACTGAAGGAACAGATTATAAAATGGACACACAATTCCTCATGGAAATAATGGAAATCAATGAAAAACTCACAGAAGCTCAAAGTGAAGCTGCTATGAAAGAGATTGAGTCTGTTGTCAGAG agaaacagaaagaattgACTGACTGTGTGAGCCGAGCTTTTGAACAAg ATGATTTTGAAAAAGCCAAGGAGATTTTAACAAAGATGAAATACTTTTCCAATATAGAAGAAAAGATCAAGTTAAAGAAGATTCCCCTCTAA